The Anomalospiza imberbis isolate Cuckoo-Finch-1a 21T00152 chromosome 27, ASM3175350v1, whole genome shotgun sequence genome segment GAATTTGTAACTTTTTGTTTTGCCATCAATGCCTGAAATCACTGGTTGGAATAAGTTAatgataattaattttttttttttctgctataaaatGCACTTTTGACATTTCTAATTTCTCCTTGGTGGGGCTGCAGGTTCTTCTTTGTgttaaaagacaaaaacatgATCCAtgtatccatccatccatgaaCATTAACTTTACATGCTTataaaactgtgaaaaatgGAAATCTAGTGCACGCCACTTGGCGTGCTCCATCACAAAGGGCACTTTttggaacaaaacaaaacaaaaaatcacttccaagaagttaaaaattgatttttgtaTGGAAACAACTGCCCACCTCCATCTCGTgaagggaaatttgggatctGTCCTTTTCCCAGCTGAAATTCCCTTGCTCTGAAGGAATTACTTGGAAAAATGTGAAGTTTCATTGTCAGATCTGCTCATTCTGAGAaggaattctgtattttttttttccctgaaagtgCAGCCAGAGTGGTTTTGGGAAGGAATGAAACAACCAAAAAAGCACATTCCATTCTGGTGTGGAGGCTGCTGAGGATCCAGAGCCCTCACATGAAAGGAGATTGGGATTCCTTATCTCCCACATCCACCTTTTCCATCACAGCAGTATTTCTGAACGTTCTTTGACGCACAAAATCTTCCTAGAGTTGGGTTTTGACCCCATCATCCGGCGTTTTACCCACTTTATTGTTGTATAATTGCAAATTTCCCTTGCAGTGCCAGCGTGGGTCACGTTCTCGGTGGAAAGCTGATGATTTTTTCTGTAAAtccacaaaaacaaagggaaaaaaaaataaaaaaggaaaatcagctTGAAGTGTTCTCAGTGAAGTCCCAGCCTCTGGGTCCACGAGGAGCTTTGTGAGTGTTCATAGTCAGAACTGGAAATGATTTTATCAGCAGATTTTAAGGATTTTATCCTGCCTTCGCCTCTCTGGGCTGTTCAGCCCCTGGGACAGACCCAGTGGGAGggatcccagctctgctgtgggaatttgggaattcctggctgctGTTTCTGTCTCCAGACACAGCTGGGAGCTCAGGATAGCAGGGAGGTGTCACCTGGAATAAGCCTGAGCTCCACAAACTCCTGGGGGGCTCTTCTATCCTTGAAGCACAGAATTCCTTGTTAAATTCCAGACTGgattgggttggaaaggaccatAAATCACCTGCTGTGATCCCAGGGTGCTCCGAGTCCCGTCCAGCTTGGAATATTTTGTCAAAATTTGGTTTATAATGAGCTtgtttggtgcttttttttttttttagatagaatgcggattttttttttccatcttcaaCCTCTGGGTTGGTGCTGTGGGTGCAGTGCTCTGCTTTCCATCCGTGGCTGGAGTGTGTGAGGAGAACATGTCAAATGAGGATTAAGGTTAAAAAGTACTTTTGGTGCTTCCTTGGAGCTCCCAGTGGAAGAAGGATCTCATCCAGAGTGGTTTTGTTCActggaaggaggagaaaagcagCTTTGTGTGTCCAGAGGAGCCATCCCCACCTTCAGCAAAAATCCTGCTTTGCCAGAATTCTCCTTGAAGTGAAGAAATGGGCAGGGAATTcttctcctgcaggtgtttgaGAGGGGTTTTAGCTGATCAGAGAATCAGGGAATCCTGGAATGATTTGGAAGGaacttaaatcccatccagtccctgccatggcagggacacctctcactgtcccaggctgctccaagccccgtccagcctggccttgggcactgccagggatccagccTGAGGCCATGCAAGCTGGCTCTGGCTCTGAAATCAGGACTTTCCAAAGAATTTTGGCCAGACAGTTGTTCCTTAATTTctttccccccctcctccttTGCTCACAGAATCCTCACGAGTCCAAAACCCGAATTCCAAGAGTCAACGTCCCACCTGCACCTCCCAGCTCCAgaagccagccctgcctcctgCCCTCTCCATGGGGGTATTccaggcaggaatgctgctggaTGAGGGAATCTCCCAACGTTTCAGCAGCTCCTAGGAGGTCTCAGCAGCGAGTGATTGTCCAGCGGCGCGACATCGAAATGAAGACGAGGCGTGGAGAACTTCCCTGTCCTGGAAGGCTCCTTCCAAACCCTGACCCTTTGGGGTGTGTTCCTCCAGGAGAAGGTTCTGTGGAGCCACGTGGGATCCCTTCAGAGTGCCTCACACACCAGGATGGGGCAaaccagggggaaaaaaccatGGAAAAACCACGGGATTCCCTCATGGGAATGAGCTCCAGAGGATGGTGGAAGCTGGCCGTGCTGCCAAGGCTGTGGGCACTCGGAATCTTCAAGAAGAAACTCACTGgctggaaaaaaaggaggggaaagctCTTCCCTCATGCACCAGGATGGGACAATCCgggaaaaaaaacatggaaaaaccATGGGATTCCCTCATGGGAATGAGCTCCAGAGGATGGTGGAAGCTGGCCGTGCTGCCAAGGCTGTGGGCACTCGGAATCTTCAGGAGGAAACTCACACTGGctggaaaaaaggaggggaaagctCTTCCCATTGCCTGTGGTCGTTGTTCCCGGGGGTGGCAgcttttggggtgtcctggaggAACCTGGGGGTGCAGCTCAAAGCAGAAGGGCTCCGCGCTGGCCAGCAGCGAGTGAAGGGAAGGGTTTGCCTTCGAAACcaaaaataaattctctttCTGGGCTGGAGATTCATGGGCTGGAGGATGCTCTTGACTTACTCCGAGGATACACAGCGAGTATTTGCACCGTGCCAATGCTCTCCACAGACCATTCCCTAAGCACACCAGAACCTGTCCTGTAAAGCGCTGCTCTTGCttcgttttgttttttttttttttgggggggggcgtttgtttggtttttgttcttctccttttttttttttttttttttaaaaaaaaaaaaaaaaaagaaaagtgattcCCAAAAAGGTTAAAGGACTTTGCATCTTGGAGGCAGAGGAGGCAGGCTCCAGGATTTACAGGACTTGGAAGAAGGTGGTGGCAAGGTCTTGTCCCCAGAGGTTGTTGAGGTGGGTGACGGCCAGgttgctccttctccttctccgtTCCTCCGTGCTGCTCCCACTCAGGACATGCTGggcagaaaaaaagagacaggAGGGATTTTCAGGCAGCAAACTGAGgtaaaaaatgttattattgCCACCACATCAATAAAAAATGAGTGGATTTGGGTGAAATAGttcagaaaaatgttattattgCCACCACATCAATAAAAAATGAGTGGATTTGGGTGAAATAGttcagaaaaatgttattattgCTACCACATCAATAAAAAAGGAGTGAATTTGGGTGAAATCACACACAAAAGTGCATTGGGGACACTGATGGTGCCAGTCATGGGCAGAGGGGACAATGCCTTGGGTGACACCAGGCTGGGCCATCCTGGGCCTGACCCAGGCTTGGCTTTCCTGGCCATGGATCACAAATGGCACGGGATTTGTGTCCCAGGCACACAAAGAGCTCAAACCTGGTTTCCTGATCCTCTGCTGGGGGCACGGGCCTGCTGCAAACAGAGGaataataaaagaataaatccccagcattaataaataataaaataataaatcccCCACAAACCAACCCCCCCTCTGCCCTGAGCTCCTGGGTGTTCCTTGGAATCCTTCAGCCTCATCCAGTGGAtcttccccttttctccccGAGGAATTGGAATAAGAAGAGAGGCTCTGTCACTCTGATCAGGGCCAGAAGCAGGCTACGTTATGCTGGTGAAGGATTTTGTctcccaaacccctccagaATTTCCCTTCCCTACAGCTCCAGCCTTTATCAGCTCCTGAACACTCTGGGAATGTCCTGGTGGATTCCAGGGGTGCTCCCAAGCCCTGGGGTTCTTCTCATCCCCAAAAACTCTTCAAGGGAAGGATAAATCAGAGGAATGGATAAATCAGAGTCCTTACCTTTCCCTCTCAGCCATGTCTTTGTTCTCCTCTGCCCTATAAACACAAATCCCGTTGGGAATCCATCCCccagtgggaaggagggagaccCCAGTGCCTTTCTGGATGGTCCTTGGAGAGGAGCCactctccatccctccccaaATCCATCTTACCTTTCTTTTCTGGCCTTGATCCTTTCTTCTTCATATCTGCAACAAAGATAAAACGTCCTTtaagtgctgctgctcccttttAGTCCCGTTCAGTGTCGGCTGAGGGTGACAGAAGCCCCAAGCTGCCACAGCCTGAGGCTCTTTGTTGCCTGAGACCAGGTTTGCCCCAGGCTCTGCCTTCCCAATCCATGGATTTTGACTCAGCCCTGGGCAGGATTCTGTGCTGGCtctccccagagccccagggtCCCCCTGGCACTCACTGGAGGACGCAGTCTGGGATCTGCACGTGCTCCATGGGGATGAGTTGCTCCAGTTCCTCCAGGCTGTGGACGTACTGGATCTTGTTGATAAACTTCACActggcagagagagagagagagagagagagacagaggcagtgccaccccagtggATCCTAAAAACACCCCTGGAGGTGTCACTGGAAGTATCTGAGGGGTGTAGGACAAGTGATAGCTTCACCTTGGCCAAGGGTGAGCTTAAAATCTGATTTGTGAGATTAAACCCCAAGGAacggctggggctgtgccagggggtgggatggagatcagggaaaggttctgggatttgggatggagatcagggaaaggttctaggatttgggatggagatcagggaaaggttctgggatttgggatggatttcagggaaaggatctgggatttgggatggatttcagggaaaggttctttcCCCCAGAAGGTTCATtcccccagggaatgggcacattCCCAaccctgccagagctccaggggcCCTTGGGCTGCCATTGTTGGGGTGCctgttcagggccaggggctgtgctggacaATCCCTGTGGATCCCTCCAAACTGAGGATGTTCCATGGACTCTGTGATTCCAaacttccaccccaaaccccactgagcctggggctgctgtgctCACCTGATGAAGGGTCTGGAGATGGCCAGCACGGTCCGGATGAACCACGAGGGGTGCACGATGATCAGGGCCTTGAGGTTCTTCCGCAGCCTGGGGACAAGTCAGGGAACAGAGTgtcacattccaaggacatttCCTGAActtccctgtgctgtgctgggctctaTCAGGTGCTGCCCAGCCTCAGCTGGCTGTGTCCAGGTGAAACCccttggggagctcatcccaGCTCAGCAGGATGTGGAGCACTGCTCTGCTCAACTCTCTGGGAATACCATTAGAAACCCAAATATTCCTGgactgggcttggagcagcctgggatagtggaaggtggccctgcccatggcaggggagtgcAATGAGATGATTTTTGAGGTCCATTCCATCACCTGGTCGGTGTAAGGAATGCAGGACTGGCTCAGACGCGTTCCTGTTGAAGAACAGCATCTGATTTTCCTTTGAAGAGGCCTGGGAATGATGGAGAGGCCCCACCAGCAGGATTCTCACCTTCTGTCAATCATCTGGTAGCATTTCTTGAGCCAGCCCAGGCCTGGCATCCTCCTGCGGGGCGTGGCCCCGTTCAGGTACACGATCATGTAGTCCTcggccaccagcagctccaggctgctgaTCACGTACCTGCCAGGGGGAGACCAAAAGGAACCCAAATGAGACTCAAAAACATCCTTTAGATTTCTTCAAGTGCCTGTGTGTCACCCTGAAATGTGGGAACCCAGCACATccccctggctgccctggctggctccagaccctggcagggggctcgcagaccttggcaccaagtcaaaaacacctgtggcttccattttagcccgtggaaaaagctgccagctctgtgtgaggaattacaagccacaggggtttgagtggtgtggtagttgaattaacacagggtggaaaagtagaattttggggatttttagaatggggttcgggggacaagatggagggatttgggtgtgtcctgacctcctcctccttctccttgccctccatgtgttgctgtgatggtgacacttttctgttggtttaaggcacagacacactgcccaacagaaatgacagacattggcacgttACTGTAAccatggcacacggagttttggtataaaatgtgaacaccgccctgagggcagacagaatgccatggccgacctgctggacagagctcagcagggcagagagagaatgttctggataagggaaaataaacaacctggagaagccgaccctgcgcattcagactcctcctttggctgctcgggctgggaaacgaggacttttacactctcgGGGTCACCTCGACACCCGGACCCCGAGACTGAAACAGCTCCAGACCCTTTCTTTGCAGCTCTGGGGAGAGGTTTGGTCTCCCGGGGTGTCCCTCAGGGATCAGCAGTTTGTGCCCTgctccattccctgcccagcagcagcagctcccagctggggggtgtcccaGCCATGCTCCAGCCTGGATGTGAGTCCATCCCAGGCAAAATGAACTGGAATATCTGAATGCTTGGGCTTTGTTGGGCTCGGAACTGGGGCCAGCGTCCCACCAGTGCCACTCGCTCCAGCCTGCAGCTGCccactgggagagctgggcttgcatcctggctgctcccagctgagattcctgatgCCACGAGCACAGGGAAGCTGTTGTGTTGTTGCCCTCAGCCTGCTGTCCCTCCCAGGGCACTCACAGGAAGAGGTTTTCCATGATGTAGTGATAATCAGCCAGGTTGCTGTCCGGGAGGTAGCAGGCAGCAAAGACGATGATGGCGTTCAGACCTTCTCCGTAGTATCCtgccaaaaaaaccacaaaggtGACACTCCTGTGAAtgtgaaatgggaaaaatgggagaaatgtgacagctgagaggaaaaacagcactggaatttggccctggggtggtttttgtgtctctgctcagctccaggTGAGTGTTTTTCTCTTCAGACATCTTTCACTGTGAGATTTCCTCCTGGTTTTGGTTGTAATGTGGGTTTGGGGTTCACagaagggatttgggggttttaaaGCTGGCTTGTTCCTTGGCTTTGCTTGGATTTTGGAAATAGATTTGACTGCACATGTGTGGACATCCCTGGAGCATCTCAGGGACTGGCACAGCCCCTCCAGACGTTAATTCCACAAGCACTAAATATTTTTTAGCACCATCTGAGCACTTTTGTGCTTCTCTGCCACGCAGAGgtaccaaaaaaacccaaagatttTCCCCCTAAACAGGGTCCAGCCAGCCCTGGTGTCCCCTCCAGCGTGACACAGAGGGACAAAGCCACCAGGGCTGTGGCCTCACCTCCGTGTGTCACCACTCTCATGTAAGGTTTGATCATCTGGAGGTCGATCCTGTGCTCCTGCTCGCCGATGATGACGGTCCTCCAGAGCCGGCCGTTGGTGGCACTGCCATCCTCTGTCCCCCCGTCCCCAAACAGGTCTGCGCTGTCCCCGGGCATGTTCTTGGCCGTGGCCACGGGGGTGTCATCTGGGAAAGGGACAGAGAGTTCTGCCTTGAGGAGAAATTGGGAGGAGCTTTGGTAACCCCGGGGATGATGCTCTGATGGTGTTTCACCTCCAGCTTCGATCTGGGCTGATTTATTCGTCAATTTTCTTTTACTAACACATAAAAATAGTTGAAATAACCTTGAAAAATGATATGTAAATTTGTTTAACCGTTCAGAAAAGAGTATAATCCAACAGGATTTAATCTTGCTCTGTTGCAAGATTAAATTGTTGCAAATTAATTGCTGCAAATATTATagaaataactttaaaataactttaaaatctCCCTCTGCTACTCAGTCCTCAGCTGCTGGTGGTGAATTGCATCAAAAACCTTTAAAATGAGGCTAAAAACCACCCCAACCCCTGGAAATATTCACCCAGAACCAGCCTTTTACCTTCCCATTCCAGTTCGTTCCCATTCCCCAGGAATTCGAGGGAATCTGTCTCATCAGGAGTTTCAATATCATCCACATTAATGTCCAGGTCATCTGGTGTGTCCAGGAAGTCGTCAGAGAGGATGGAGCCCTCGCTCTGGTCCAGGGAAATGTTGATTTCAGGTGCAACAAGTGTCTTCCGCTTCCGATGGGCCCCGTTAAAGTTCAAAGTGTTGGGGGGAGCTGGagttgaaaggaaaataaaactgactgtgtgtgtgtagtTTGGACAGTGTTGTGTGATCTcacaaggtaaaaaaaaaaccctcagattTGAGATTTTAGTGTATAGTAATATATGGAAGCCAAGGTAGAAAATTGTGGGTGTCTTTTTTAcaccctcttcttcctccttcttcacAAATCTAAGTAGTTTTCCCTAATTAGGTGGAAGATGTTTGTGTTGCGGGTTTTGAGTAATCATAATTGGGTTAGAAGCATAAATAATATAGATATCAGCTATTTATTAAGTAATTAAGACTTAAATAGCCTTGAATAAACATCATTTTAGCTCACTTTCTCGACTTGTTAGAGGGAGCTCACATCTCGTAAGTCTGTAATAAATAAAGATAGCAAACTTCAAAAACGTCCCCTGAGTTTTATTCACCCTGACCTTAGAACAAGAAACAGCCTGGTATTCCAACAGatggtgctgctcctggagccttGCACAGAGCAAGGCATCCTCAAGGATAATTCCACGATGGAATATGGATCTGGAGCCCTCCTGGAGCCTTGCACAGAGCAAGGCATCCTCAAGGATAATTCCACGATGGAATATGGATCTGGAGCCCTCCTGGAGCCTTGCACAGAGCAAGGCATCCTCAAGGCTAATTCCACGATGGAATATGGATCTGGAGCCCTCCTGGAGCCTTGCACAGAGCAAGGCATCCTCAAGGCTAATTCCACGATGGAATATGGATCTGGAGCCCTCCTGGAGCCTTGCACAGAGCAAGGCATCCTCAAGGATAATTCCACGATGGAATATGGATCTGGAGCCCTCAGGACGCTGGCTCaggactgggaggcactgggatggaAGTGCCCACACCCCTGAGATCCCAGTTTCCTCCCCCAGCTTCTCAGGAAAGAAGAACACCTTCAAATCCCTGCTGGTTTCTTCTCCCtcatgagaatttttttttttttttttttggtgaagaaTCCAAGGTTTTCTCCCTGCctgccagctcctctgggctctgGAGAAGTTGGTACTTACAGGACGTGGTCTCATCTTCTGTGGGGCTTCCCAGTGACTCCATCCCTGTCTCCTCTGGGAGGGGCCTGCAGGATAAGAAGGGACAAAAAcacagcagagagcaggagaagTTGAGGGGAAAGTCAGAGGGAATGgagacagcagggaaaaaacaCAGCCCCACCTGTGCTCTGCCCTTTTCTCACCCTGGGCTCATCCTCAGGGGAtttgcccaggagcagcccaggaTCTGGGCTCCCCTCCTGGCGTGCTCTGCAACCCCCACTAACCTCCAAACTATCCCAAGGGATGAAAAATCCAGCCAGGGAACATATCCTGACCCCAGATGACCTTGGCAACATTCTCCTTCTCTGTATTATCCTCATTTTTGTTCCCTGTAGGAGCTCTGAGGGGCAGTGCCAGGCCCTGGGGCTCCTCCTTAGGGCACCCCCTGTGTTCAGGGCTTTATCCCCGTTCCCTGGCAGTGCTCTGGGGTGGCCCCAACCCACAGGGAAGGATGCTTTCATCCCAATTCCATCCCAATCCATCACAGCTTTATCCACTACCAccttccccaggcagcagctgctccttggtgctggctctgctctggggaccCTGTGACCCCAAATTGTCACCTCATCCTCACTTCAGCCCCTGCTGAGGTTTGGAATTGGGTTCATTCCATGCTAAAATCCAGGCATCAGCACTGCAACCCCTGTTTTGGAGCCACCActcctttcctgggatttgCAGCCTCTCGTGCTCCTGCACCCTCCTGGCTCAAATCAGGGCCCTTCCAGCTGGAGGCATCAATGGATTGAGAAGTTTTCCTTGCTAAAATCCACCCACAGGGCATGGCTGGCACCctttggcagctgctggagctgttcCTGACCCACACTGGGGTCAGAGAAGTGGGAATTTGGATCTGGACTGTGGCGAGGAACCTTCACTGTGGCTGAGCCTCACCCTGGGCACTCCCGGATGTTTTTTCCCTTAACTGGAGCTGGCACTCGTTCTGTCCCCTGGAATTACCTATGTTTGACATTTCTTGACCAAACCCCACCAACTCTACCAGTTCCACGTTGTCAAATCTCTGTTTAAGACACCTCCCTCCTGGCAGctccccctgcccaggcaggagctgtaaaatcctgctgctgggacagccccGGCAGCGTGGAACAGGGACAAATCCTGGAATTTgaaggaggaggatgaggatgaggatgaggatgaggatgaggatgaggatgagccTGTGCAGAGGTCGCTGTCCAGCGGCCTGATAGCCCCGTGACACaggcagggaggtgacagcggggacaggatccagcccagctctgccctgctcctcttCCCGCTGCCATGACACCGGGGCCACCAGCCAAATTAAACCCTATAAATATGTAGATGAAGGGATAATCCTCTGCTGCTGGTCACTGCATATTGATGAGCACCCCATCAAAGGCACGTGCAGGACCCCGGGGGGTACCCGGACACTCCGGAGCAGTgggaaaaatcacagaatcacagaataaaaaatccctctgccccctccagctCCCCCTGCGCTGTGCCCACCGAGGCCTGGGGGTTGTTTATCCCGGGAGCTGGCGCCTGGCACGATTTGGTGACACAGCATCCAGACGGGGAAAGGAGGGGGGGCAGCTGCCGCTGAGTACGTGCGGCAGCCCCGCAGCCGCTCCTCACGCCGGGATCCATCTCCGGCCGGCAGAGGTGGAGAAAAAGCCTCGCTTACCTTCCCCGAGGCTGCTGCAATCACTGCCTCCCGCGGGAATCCTCCTGCCCGGATGCCAAATTCGGGCGGCGCAGCACTTTTCCTGAGGGCCGGGGCTTTGCTCCGTGCCcgctgccctgtgccaggccctgctcGCAGGGATGGAGCGGGCACGGcgggatgcaggcagggatgcaggcagggatgcagcGCTGGATGCAGCGATGGATGCAGGAGGGATGCAGGAATGGATGAAGGGATGGATGCAGCACTGGATGCAGGAATGGATGCAGGAATGGATGCAGCGATGGATGCAGGAGTGAGCATGCTCCCGCTCCGCGCCGCCTGCGCCTCGGTTACGGCATCCCCGCCCCGGGCcagccgagccgggccgagaTCAAAGcccgggcagcggcagcagcgaggatccgcccgctccgctccccCGGCTCCTCCTCGGccgggcaggagctgctgccgcGGTTCGGCTTCCCAGGAAACGCTGGGAATGTcgccccgtgtccccaaggAGCGGCTGGGTTCTGTTTTCCCGGCCCAGATCTCTGTCTAGgatgtggcttttcctttttttttttttttttttttttcctttctgcttttcgGGGCAAGATTGGCTAATGGCAGGCAGGCAAAAATAGCTCTGCAGCAAATcagctgctggagagctgctgtCCCACATGCAGCAGCTTCTGCCCTATTATTCCAAAGCTTCCAGCGGGGAAGCGGCTGGAAAAgaacaatttatttattattattgcaAGTAGAACCCAGCTGGCTTTCTCTCGTTTGCCTGGGGGCTGTCTGGGCTCTGTCTCGCATCATTCCTGCTCGAATCCCTCTGGAGGAGGCTCCTCCCGAGGGCTCCGGCCTCATCCTGGCCCCTCTCACATCCCTCTGCCCCTTCCTGGCTTTCATTTCCAGGGTATTTTCCCGGGTTTGATGGTGCTGGGGGCTTTCCAGGAGAAATTTCCCCAGAAAGCTGGCCATGGAGTTGGCTGCTGGCATGGCCAGTGTGGGACAGAGCTCCCAGGTGATGCCTGGGTTGCTGCTGAGGTGTCCCAGAGTCAGACCAGCTGTATCCCAGATTTTctggggagctctgggacaatattttcctttctacaCCTTGATTTCCTGTCTCTgttctctgagcagcctggtctggtggaaggaaTCCCCACCTTAGGAAGggagatgagttttaaggtcacttccaacccaaaccatgccaTGATTcctatccatcatccatccatccatccagcatccatccatcatccatccatggatccatccatccatccatccatccattcatccatccatccatccatggatctatctatccatccatccatccctccatccatccatcatccatccatccatccctccatcatccatccatccctccatcatccatccatccatccatcatccatccatccatccatccatccatccatcatccatccatccatgga includes the following:
- the ATCAY gene encoding caytaxin, which codes for MGTTEATLRMENVDVKEEWQDEDFPRPLPEETGMESLGSPTEDETTSSPPNTLNFNGAHRKRKTLVAPEINISLDQSEGSILSDDFLDTPDDLDINVDDIETPDETDSLEFLGNGNELEWEDDTPVATAKNMPGDSADLFGDGGTEDGSATNGRLWRTVIIGEQEHRIDLQMIKPYMRVVTHGGYYGEGLNAIIVFAACYLPDSNLADYHYIMENLFLYVISSLELLVAEDYMIVYLNGATPRRRMPGLGWLKKCYQMIDRRLRKNLKALIIVHPSWFIRTVLAISRPFISVKFINKIQYVHSLEELEQLIPMEHVQIPDCVLQYEEERIKARKERAEENKDMAERESRPVPPAEDQETSMS